In Candidatus Diapherotrites archaeon, the sequence TACCTATGTATACCCCCAGATACTTTAGCCCAATATTACTTGTAAGCATGTATCCAATACCCCCGCCTACAGTTCCGAAAATTATTCCATAATATAATGACAATGGAGATATTAATATGCTTCCGACTATTGCTCCCCATATTTGTCCTATTTGAACATATTTCTTAATAATAAAGTTCTCTATTATATATCCTGAGACCATTCCAGCAATTATTACTGAAACAATCAATCCTATGCCTCCCACAGAGGATAGCATATCATTCCTATTCTGATGCTTCATCGAAAGTATTTGGTAACAAACAAGAAAGAAAGCAATTATAAACCCTATTACAATTCCTGATTTATATGCAATTATATTTCTCAACATATCTTGCTCCTCATAATTTATTATTAAAAGGTTTAAACCAGCAATCATAATGATCTTGCCAAAAACCATTATCATACTGACAGTTATTCCATCTATCTAATAAGCATTTGCGAACGGCTTTAGACCAGGGATCATTGGGAGCAGTGCTACACACTATATATAAAACCCATTCCCCGCATTTTTTATAAGGATTGCATGATGGCTCAGGTTGACATACAGGCGGGTATACCTTTAAACCCTTAGGGTCTATAAAATTCACGGGGCTATTTTTTACAAATTCATAAAGATTAATCCCACCCTCTTCCCCAATCGGGTCCCTGGTCAGCCACCTGCCCAATGCCGGGACATAAAAACGATACCCATAATAAGACAACCCCGTATTTTCATCATAGGGTTTGGTGGAAAATTGCATGGGTTGCTGCAGGTAGTTGCTGGGGACCCGGGGCTCGCCGAAGGGGC encodes:
- a CDS encoding RHS repeat-associated core domain-containing protein, encoding PFGEPRVPSNYLQQPMQFSTKPYDENTGLSYYGYRFYVPALGRWLTRDPIGEEGGINLYEFVKNSPVNFIDPKGLKVYPPVCQPEPSCNPYKKCGEWVLYIVCSTAPNDPWSKAVRKCLLDRWNNCQYDNGFWQDHYDCWFKPFNNKL